One window of Colias croceus chromosome 6, ilColCroc2.1 genomic DNA carries:
- the LOC123692605 gene encoding uncharacterized protein LOC123692605 produces the protein MLLKIQLLFLLFVTQSLSDDHQIIVKLDPGEIIKTLASESSMKYLQKLADVFAKKAAEKFVDEIKNKEYEYLSNDHRNHEKVQKAVLDEDKAFALLQKPSPDGDNLEYDTLDLTREEETTKKSIPVIGLMKVNGKYFDSQAVDTGIVMKLRAFVKPQCV, from the exons atgttattaaaaattcaattgcTATTTCTACTATTCGTGACGCAAAGTTTGAGTGACGATCACCAAATAATAGTGAAACTTGATCCAGGAGAAATAATAAAGACTCTAGCTTCGGAATCCTCTATGAAATACCTGCAGAAGTTGGCTGATGTTTTCGCTAAAAAGGCAGCTGAGAAATTCGTGGACGAAATCAAGAATAAAGAGTATGAATATCTAAGTAACGA TCATCGCAACCACGAAAAGGTTCAAAAAGCAGTTCTAGATGAAGACAAGGCATTTGCTCTATTGCAGAAACCTTCACCAGACGGGGACAATTTAGAATATGATACATTGGACCTGACAAGAGAAGAAGAAACTACGAAAAAGAGTATACCAGTTATAGGTTTGATGAAAGTCAATGGGAAATAC ttcGATTCTCAAGCCGTAGATACAGGCATTGTTATGAAACTGCGAGCATTCGTCAAACCTCAATGCGTCTAG